GGTTTGGTTTTAGCTTTTGCCATAGTTTTAGTATAGCACTGTTATAGTGTGTATGTCATTGCGAGGAGCGTAGCAACGTGGCAATCTAGCTTCCTGAGATCCTCACGTCGTCGAGTCGGACTCGACTCCTCAGGATGACAATCGGGTTACATCTCTTCTGGCGCTTCAATGCCTAATAAATTTAACCCCTTGGCCAAAGTTGTTTTAACTCCATTAACTAATAGCAATCTGGCCTTTTGTTCTTTAGGTGATGATTTTAAAATTGGAATACTTTCATAAAAGCTGGAAAAGGCTTGACTGATATCTATTAGATAGCGCGCGATTTCTGCCGGCTCAAATTCGTCAGCCGCTTTTTTTACAATCAGTGGAAATTGCCCCAGCATTTTAATTAGTTCAACTTCACTAACTTCTTTGAAGACGCTGAAGTCAACTTTGGATTTCACTGGTTTTTTAACTTTTTGTAAAATACTGGAAATGCGCGCGTGCGTGTATTGCACATACGGTCCGGTGTCGCCGGTAAATTGCAAAGCCGCTTCAGGATCAAAAGTAATGACAGAGTTTTTATTTTGTTTTAGCATGTCAAATTTTAATGCGGCCATGGTTATCGCCCGAGCCGATTTCATCACGCGTTTGCCGTCCCAATCAGGATGACGTTTTTGGGTTTCGGCAACTGCTTGGTCCAAAACTTTATCCCTTAATTCAGAGTAAGACACAATGTTACCTTTGCGTGACGACATCGCGCCTTCTTTTAAATTAACAAATTCGTAAGGTAAATGTTTAAGCGCGGGTTTAAATCCAGCTAACTGCAAAATTTTAAAAATTTGTTTAAAGTATAATGATTGGCGGTTATCCGTTTGGTATAAGCTTTGATCTAATTTGTACTGCTTAGCTTTTTTTATCGCTAACGGCAAATCTTTGGTGGCATAAGATGCTGTGCCGTCTGATTTCAACAATATTAAAACACCTAAACCGTATTGTTCCAAATCCGCAATTATAGCGCCCTCGCTTTCCTGCAGAATTTTTTTATCTAAAAGTTCTTGCACTAATTTTTTGCCGTCGTCCTCAACTTCTGATTCAAAATAATACACGTCAAAATTAGCGCCAAGCTCTTTGTATATTTCTTTAAATTCATCCAAGCTCCATTCGCGCGTTTCTTGCCAAA
The sequence above is drawn from the Candidatus Buchananbacteria bacterium CG10_big_fil_rev_8_21_14_0_10_42_9 genome and encodes:
- the argS gene encoding arginine--tRNA ligase encodes the protein MTNHEQTCLSVAEEEAYEDIHAALKKLLGKNYTKAPIIIGYPPSPELGDFAVPLFHLAKELKRKPQQLAEKLAAEFKPTKYLSAARAAGGYLNFYADKPQFAELILMQILHERSRYGNNECGGNQKVMLEYSQPNTHKEFHIGHLRNTVLGISLTKILQANDYQVIQANYIGDTGAHIAKSLWLLQQKDFNEFKQAKNKGKALGQNYSEAVNKLEDRPEAKLDVSEIHRKLENGNPELTKLWQETREWSLDEFKEIYKELGANFDVYYFESEVEDDGKKLVQELLDKKILQESEGAIIADLEQYGLGVLILLKSDGTASYATKDLPLAIKKAKQYKLDQSLYQTDNRQSLYFKQIFKILQLAGFKPALKHLPYEFVNLKEGAMSSRKGNIVSYSELRDKVLDQAVAETQKRHPDWDGKRVMKSARAITMAALKFDMLKQNKNSVITFDPEAALQFTGDTGPYVQYTHARISSILQKVKKPVKSKVDFSVFKEVSEVELIKMLGQFPLIVKKAADEFEPAEIARYLIDISQAFSSFYESIPILKSSPKEQKARLLLVNGVKTTLAKGLNLLGIEAPEEM